ATTTTGTTATGATTGTGGTGCTTTTTGATATGTGCAGCACGCTGTTCTATTGTTTGCCCATTCAATCGTTGACGCTCTCTGCTATAATGCTAGatcataaatatttgaaaataatcttggCGATTTTACTATAAACATATCAACTATATTCATGTAGCAAATACACAGATATAAATTCGCGTCGACTGATATGGTAAAAGTGTGTTTATAGCTTAAGATATCAACACTCTGAAGGGGTTTAGGTCACGATTGGAAATACTAGTAATAAGGCCAAATTGATTACAGTTTTAATGCCATATGTAATAGATACCAGACTAAGTAATAAGGTCCTGACATTTAAAGTTTTAGACAATCTATACTGACGAATGAAAGATTTGGCGTATACCAAATCAAAAGattgtgcgtgtgtgtgtgtacgTCTGTCTCACCGTTTGAAACAGCATCTCTTCGTAATCCCTGGACCCCATCTGTGAACGAAAATGTCATAAAACATAATGAGATTTTTTCGATAAGAATTCTGTACTCAGTGGCACATGTTAAAAATCAGCGTAAGAATATAAAATgaactggttttttttattacgataatgaaaaaaaaggtgCAGCAATATTAACAAATATGGTCTGCCTGCTAAGATTGATATGAAAGTCGTGTATTTGTAACTATTTCATATAGTAATTATTGCTCAAGAAAACCAAACTTAAAGATCGTTTTAGATCCAATCAACAGTATTTATTGGTTTTacagcttgaaaaagaaaataaaaaaactctAAAACGTATGAAGGACATGATATTATTCAAAATCTCATAAGTTATAAATTCATAGTCTAAATTTCAGTACCAAAAACATGTGAGAAAAATTTTGCCATGTTCGCTAACACTTTGTCGTTACAAAATTCTTTGCTGCtaaaattgcatatatttttcGGAAATTGTACAAAGTAATGTTTTGTGGTGTTTGTTTATTAAAGCAGTTGCAGATTTgttcgtttgtttgtttgtttgtttttttgtaaaaaagttttTCGAATGAAGAATTCACAAAATGTGTCATGCTTAGTGTGCTGCAGCACCTTGCATCGAAAATATCCTATGGTAGCAAAATAAAAATcgcaaaatttgcaaaaatatcatatcgtaCTTCGCGTGTTAAATTTTTCACTAAAACAATAATGTCAGTAAATGTTCAATTACAATTAAAGCAACCAGTTTACCAGCACCATGAAATGATGTCAACTTTGTCAACAGTAAATGAGAGAAACCTTCATTACATTGCATCCAACCAGTTATATTACTCCACCAAACAACtatgcatataatttatatacggTCTTGGAattgatttttgtaataatgtatTGCTGTCATCAACAAATACGTGTAATAACGTATTGCTGTCATCAACAAATACGCGTAATAACGTATTTCTGTCATCAACAAATACGCGTAATAACATATTGCTGTCATCAACAAATACAGGTAATAAAAAGCTCATTTCCTAGCTTTCTTTCTCGGTTTTTCATCTAAATTAGTTCACATACCTTCTTGATATTCCCTGATGGCCAAGGACAGACATCCTGTGACTAAATGAGAAAAAGACGAATTCAGTTATCTTTGCTAACACGAACGgattgtaaatattggcatatatTTTACGGTTTGACTTACCAAGGAAAAAAGCGACATATATTCTCAACATTCTGGCCAAGGGGTTATGATAAGAATTTGGTCACCTTGAGCCAATTATTCAATCTCTCTTGACATTACGGGGATAAAGAAAGCACCTTCATCTTAACAACATTTTGCTGAAACCAGGGTCTAAAATATGTGAAAGATCGCTATTCATTTCGAATTCCTTCATATGctcaatttttgtaaattgttgacCATAATCAAATCTAACACATGGTCAGTCAAAAAAAGATAGAGTTACACGTTTACAAAACCACACTCTTATAAATTCAATGCGAGATCGAACTCTGTACATATTATTCAATATCTTGAACAGATTCTGCGACATTTTAGAAGCTGGGCTGCAGACTATCAGGTAACTTGGCGACAGTCCACCTGTCGAAGAATTTACCTGATTTACTGACCGCACGCTGTATCTCTCTTGTTTACAGACAACACTGTGTGAATAAGGACAGTGCACCTCTCGACATCGAATGAACGAATGGGTTATTGTCTTTGTTTCCAGACATGTTAGAGGCGCCGCATCAGTACAAGTATCTTTTAGATAAAACAGATCAGTAATTTAATATAACATATcagtattatattaaaaaagcTATATGGTTTTAATTCTGTAAAAACTAACTGATATTACATCAAATtaagttgataattttacattttaatcataTGATTGCTATCatccttattttaaaaaaatggtaaagAGAACTAGGAGACGaagaaatttacaaatattttatggtcTGTAAAATCAAAGACTTGGATTCATAGACATTGGAAGGTTTGAGAAGcttacacatttttataatttaacaaCACAACGATTTGAAAACTACACTGCTTAATATACTGTAATTTCCTTTCAAAAGTGCAGGAGATAAAGCAGCATTTCATGGCCTGGTGTTGATCGTGGTTCTTTGACAAATAGTAAATACCAAAATTTGTAGACATTCAATGCACAAGATGCGCGGATCTAGTGGGCAATTGGCCTGGAGAGTCTAAATTCACACTTGTTTAATTAACGTTTCCGAAAAGAGGTATTGGAACCACCCCTCCTATCCCCACCCCAACCTTTGCAATTAGAATTAGCCTTCcaccactcccccccccccccaatctaggGGGTCTGGATCTGTGCATGTAACTAAGccaggttttttaaaatatgtaatcaCTTTGACAACGTTCTTGAAAACTGGGGAGTCGCATAGATTAACCATCTTGGCTAGCTAAGGGTGACGATCCACGGTGTTTCTCTATTCACAATATTTCTAGTTCTACTGCAGTATTCATTTTGTGCAAAGTAGTCGGAaccggtgggggggggggtgtaggcGGGActgagaccccccccccccccacacacacacacacacttggTTAGACCTAACCATCAGTCACATAGCATCAAGGAGggaccagccccccccccccccccccccacacacaaaAACACTTTTTATCGCAGCAAGCATAATTTTTCCTTAAAATGAAGTATCAGGAAGCTGCCCACCGCCCCCACATTTTCGGAAGAATGTAaggaattgaaatgaaaatagaaatattaacATCACCCTTGGCTACTGAAGATAAAATAACATGACCGAACAAATTAAGCTACTCCCTCCTGTTgattattctaaaataaatcaCCGTCTTTTCCTAACTTTGATTTTCGGGGGCGCACCGGATCAAAACctattattaataaattttagaGTTATCCCCCTTATTAAAGAACTCTTCTTGAATGTAAATATCGTCTGCACATTGTGGCATCAGGTACGTGTGAATATATTAAAGTTGTAAATCAGTAATACATGATAACTTCTCATTCATAATAGGGTTAATGAATCAAAGGTTTCATTCAAAATAGGGTTAATGAATCAAAGGTTTCATCCATATTAGGATTAATGTATCAAAGGTTTCACAAAAGTCATGCTAAAGATAACTTGATTAATTAAACCAAAGATGACAGATGCTTACAGTTACAGTTCAGTAACGTTAGGCCTTTCGTAATTTTTTTGTACTGTATAACATTACAAACGTACCACAAAACCTATAGATATTTGGTTTTAACTTATGCAAAATGTTGGCTTTAGAGTCACTGAAAAAGTGGTTCGACGGTGGTCAGTAaaagtcttttttaaaaagttttttttttctcggaGATGGGGGTGGTATGTtgtgtttgttttgaatttgttttgagaagaaaatgtcCTGGGTCCGGGTCAATAAAACACAAGtacttaattaatatatttgttgtttttatattttagcttCCTTTTCTTGATGCAGAAGACAGATTTCAGAACGTTGCAGAAAGAAGAAAACGGTGAGGAAGATAATGATGCATACACACACGACACACCCAAGAAAAGACGTACAGTTGATGTAATTATACTTGCTTATAAATGTTATAATCGAAAAGAAAATGTGCTATAAGAGCTTTTATATTCATCATccagttttaaaatcaaattccaaGTAGAATACAATAATCAATTGTGCGGAGCCCCTGTAAAGctataaaattattgaaattagtCAGACATCTCGTTACATAAAAATGGAGAATGAAAAGTGTTGATTAAAGAGGGAAATATTTGCATGCAAATGTACTGTAAAGGTGTGCAGTTGTATGTGTTTATTTCAGAAAGAAGGTTTTGTGACACCAACAACCCCTGACATACCGAAATCATCCCCTTATTACCAGTGCGATGACAGAAACAGTCTCCTTACCACACCCGACATAGCTGAAGGTAAGGATGTCGAGCGCACCTGTCCATTGGCAAGTGCTTAGCAGCGTTTCCAGCGAGAGAACAAATTAATTACACTGTTCTTTAATTTTTGCTCTCTGATTTAAGGATAATTTCTCTGCGACAACTCCAATTAACGTTGATATTGTTTCTTATGAGATGCATACAATAGATTAGGActgttttaaattgtaattgtATACCAACATCTTCACGTGAAATCTTTTTATTCAGGGTCTGGTGAACTCTTCGGTGACAATTTTTTGACGTTGTATCCGACGTTCTTACCTTCTGAAACGTCCGAAGATCTCTCTAATTCTGAGATACAGAATGAAGAGAACTATGAGTCCAATACGGAAACTCAGTTTAATCAACCATCTAAAGATTCATTAAATATAGGCTCAATGTCGTCACAATCAGCTGAAATGACGACACCGTCAACCGAGGCAACAGACGACAGTTCAGAAAGGGAAGATTCTGAGGGGTCGCCTCAAAGCATTTATGATGACTTGAGCATTGCTGACTTAATTAAAGGTGATGTTCGATTTGGATTTTTGCATTAAGAAATATATCCTTAATATACGGATAGCATTTTTCTCTGTATATATGAGAGATAATAAATAGATTGGGTTACTTTCAGACATGAGTGAGAAGTCAATGAAAGTTTACATGCACTGGATGGAATTATTTCGGTAATAACAATTGatgaattctctctctctctctctctctctctctctctctctctctctctctctctctctcttctaaACAATTTAACATATTCCACACGTTCTTTATAGAGATGGAGAAAAGTTTGAAGAGGGCGTCCCTTCTCTTATCGATGAGTTACTGAATCAGGCTAAGCGGATAGAGGAGGATCTTATAGAACAGAAAGAGGCCCTTCGTCAGAGGATCTACAGAATCACGCAGACTCTGCGGGTGGATGACCTTTAAAACTACTACTGTGGCAGCGGCCCCATTATACTGTAAATTAATCGGATTCTATACTGATTGGTTTGTGTTTTAGCGTTAACTAAACGAAATGATTCTACAATCTCTGTTTTATCATGACATGAAA
This genomic window from Magallana gigas chromosome 5, xbMagGiga1.1, whole genome shotgun sequence contains:
- the LOC105333458 gene encoding HEAT repeat-containing protein 1 homolog yields the protein MQKTDFRTLQKEENGEEDNDAYTHDTPKKRRTVDKEGFVTPTTPDIPKSSPYYQCDDRNSLLTTPDIAEGSGELFGDNFLTLYPTFLPSETSEDLSNSEIQNEENYESNTETQFNQPSKDSLNIGSMSSQSAEMTTPSTEATDDSSEREDSEGSPQSIYDDLSIADLIKDMSEKSMKVYMHWMELFRDGEKFEEGVPSLIDELLNQAKRIEEDLIEQKEALRQRIYRITQTLRVDDL